The following are encoded in a window of Vigna unguiculata cultivar IT97K-499-35 chromosome 8, ASM411807v1, whole genome shotgun sequence genomic DNA:
- the LOC114193922 gene encoding uncharacterized protein LOC114193922, with the protein MANNANSSSKTQPPYAPNPNHQNFLQNNGVGMTPQPQFCSGNHQSQSLSPPFMQRLPMNVAPFMNAANHNYFPLQNDQMHLCQMGMPGHQQGQPLVGVLGPQNNVGNPNYSNPMYPVQGQVILNAAQINLSHLQGQMLAQSILNILQPSNVNMSMPNGQFRAPYPMQNMNQQLPTQMSSPSQVVPHGMHPGSFPMFGFPNQLPQAMVPQSSLLSPSPQLGFEPGRHVRLHIDPNEKNLAPPNVNANAFVSQSPFSSHQLQGNTSGSLNSDLAHTSNSQPPALLKSHSQVNPYGNIKTNVPNTNWNGSPSKNFKNRPTRGGFKGGFQKSKFNDVNNGKRRTGFLKDHNGRGPYSGRAAQDSVRSKELKQQLERSFSVTYTEQEIKQWREARKKNHPCNNFQKRHCEWPMDSKVIKREVLQRELKEVLAKQAELGIEVAEIPSHYLKNSDNQGLQNEGKNKFSDKRKFQNKFNKKLDRKGRFGKKQKFADFSESPSLKMRKPTLLQKLLSADISKDKSHLFQVFRFMVINSFFKHCPDKPLRYPSVMVKENWSEVDTKKDIPKRGNEGAVKKIASLNNDDHSSEDEDSDVDENDSIVHNNPHKELFSLVKEGFEKSDEEGEILE; encoded by the exons ATGGCTAACAATGCCAACTCCTCCTCCAAAACCCAACCCCCTTATGCTCCTAATCCTAACCATCAAAATTTCTTACAAAACAATGGTGTGGGCATGACACCCCAGCCCCAATTTTGTTCTGGCAACCACCAAAGCCAAAGCCTGTCACCCCCTTTTATGCAGCGACTACCTATGAATGTGGCACCTTTCATGAATGCTgcaaatcataattattttcccTTGCAAAACGATCAGATGCATCTGTGTCAAATGGGTATGCCTGGTCATCAACAGGGTCAACCCCTTGTGGGGGTTTTAGGTCCCCAAAATAACGTTGGCAATCCCAATTACAGCAATCCAATGTATCCTGTTCAGGGACAAGTCATACTGAATGCAGCTCAAATCAATTTGTCTCATTTACAGGGACAAATGTTGGCACAGAGTATTTTGAATATACTTCAGCCGTCTAATGTGAATATGAGTATGCCAAATGGCCAATTTCGTGCCCCTTATCCTATGCAGAATATGAATCAACAGTTACCTACACAAATGTCAAGTCCTTCTCAAGTGGTTCCGCATGGCATGCATCCTGGTTCCTTCCCCATGTTTGGGTTTCCAAACCAACTGCCTCAGGCTATGGTCCCTCAGAGTTCATTACTTTCTCCAAGTCCACAGTTAGGTTTTGAGCCTGGAAGGCATGTCCGGCTGCATATTGACCCGAACGAGAAAAACCTTGCTCCACCAAACGTGAATGCAAATGCTTTTGTATCACAGTCGCCTTTTTCATCTCATCAATTACAAGGGAATACTTCTGGGTCACTTAATTCTGATTTGGCTCATACAAGTAACTCTCAACCTCCTGCACTTTTAAAGTCGCACTCACAG GTGAATCCTTAtggaaatattaaaactaatgtTCCAAATACCAACTGGAATGGATCACCCAGCAAAAACTTCAAAAATAGACCAACACGAGGGGGGTTTAAAGGAgg ATTCCAGAAGTCTAAATTTAATGATGTGAATAATGGAAAGCGCAGAACTGGGTTTCTTAAAGATCATAATGGAAGAG GCCCTTACAGTGGGAGGGCAGCACAGGATAGTGTAAGATCAAAGGAACTTAAGCAGCAACTAGAAAG ATCTTTCTCTGTGACTTACACTGAGCAAGAAATCAAACAATGGCGTGAAGCACGGAAAAAGAATCATCCTTGTAACAACTTTCAGAAG AGGCACTGTGAATGGCCGATGGACTCCAAGGTCATTAAAAGGGAGGTCTTACAAAGAGAG CTTAAGGAGGTTTTAGCAAAGCAAGCTGAATTGGGAATCGAAGTTGCTGAAATACCATCACACTACCTTAAGAATTCTGATAATCAAGGTCTTCAGAATGAAGGGAAAaacaaatttagtgacaaaaGAAAGTTCCAAAACAAGTTCAACAAGAAATTAGACAGAAAAGGTCGGTTCGGCAAGAAGCAAAAGTTTGCTGACTTTTCAGAAAGCCCTTCATTAAAAATGAGGAAGCCAACTTTATTGCAGAAACTCTTGAGTGCAGATATAAGCAAGGATAAGAGCCACCTGTTTCAGGTTTTCAGGTTCATGGTAATAAATTCTTTCTTCAAACATTGTCCTGATAAGCCACTTAGATATCCATCAGTCATGGTTAAAGAGAACTGGTCTGAAGTTGACACTAAAAAAGATATTCCTAAACGCGGGAACGAGGGAGCTGTCAAAAAAATTGCTAGCCTAAATAATGATGATCATAGTAGTGAAGACGAAGACAGTGATGTGGATGAGAATGACTCTATTGTACATAATAATCCACACAAAGAACTTTTTTCCTTGGTTAAAGAAGGATTTGAGAAATCTGATGAAGAGGGAGAAATTTTAGAATGA